The Bacteroidota bacterium genome segment ATATTTATCGGTGGTGGCCTTGGAAGCCTTGTTCGATATGGTATTTCGGGCTTTACTGCGGAAAGGTTTAAAACCATTTTCCCCCTTGCTACTTTGGCGTCAAATATATTAAGCTGCGTAATACTCGCTGCAACAATTGCTTTTCTAAGTCAAAAGGCGGATATGAATCCGACATGGAAGATGTTTATAATTACCGGGTTTTGCGGAGGCTTCAGTACCTTCTCAACCTTCAGCTATGAAACGGTTGAATTGATCCGGAGCGGCAACAGCATGTATGCCATCGCGAATATTTTACTGAGTGTTATTGTTTGTGCGGGACTTATATTTATGATCGCCAGAGATCAGCCTGCATAACACAAAACAGGGTCAACCAATCATACAGCCTTTAATACTTTTATTGTCTTTTCCAGCATTGCGTCAGTAAAATCAAGGTGAGTTACAAAGCGAATGGATTGTTTGCCAAAGTTCAGCGCCCTGATGTTTTGCTCCGCAAGTTTCTTCAGCAAATCGTCGCTCAGCATTTTATCCGTCAATTTAAAAATGACAATATTCGTATCAACGGGCATTACACTTTCAACAAATGATAAAGCTTTCATCACATTGCCAAGCTCCTTTGCTCTTTGGTGGTCTTCCTTTAAGCGTTCAATGTTATTATCAAGTGCATAAATACCCGCAGCGGCAAGAAAACCGGCCTGACGCATACCACCTCCGAAAACTTTGCGTATCCGGCGTGCTTTTCGGATAAATTCTTTATTACCCAGCAAAACTGAACCGGCTGGTGTACCTAAACCTTTCGACAGGCATACGGATATAGAGTCGAATAACGAACCTAGTTCAGCCGGCTTGTCTTTTGTTTCCACTAATGCGTTGAATATCCGGGCTCCATCCAGGTGATACTTTAAATTATTCTTTTTGCATACAGCTGATATATCTTTCATTTGCTGCAGCATATAATAACTCCCTCCTGCCCTGTTCACTGTATTTTCAACACAAACCAATTGTGTGAGACATAAGTGATTATCGGGTTTTACGTTGATTGTTTCCTCAACCTCTTTAGCAGTCATTCGGCCCCTGTCACCATAAATCAATTTTGCCTGGGCGCCCGAATTAAAACTGATTCCACCCCCTTCATAATGGTAGATATGCGCGGTGGCATCACACACCACTTCATCACCGGGCTGGGTATGGACTTTTATGGCTACCTGGTTGGTCATGGTACCTGAAGGGCAAAAAACACCTGCCTCCTGGCCAAAAAATCTTGCGGCCTTCTCTTCAAGTTCGTTAACTGTAGGGTCTTCCCCAAACACGTCGTCGCCTACCTTCGCGTTGAACATAGCTTCCAGCATAGCTTTTCCGGGCTTTGTAACGGTGTCACTTCTCAGATCTGTTATCATTTTCTGTTAAAATTGTAATTCACTTCTGGAAATAATATTGAATGACGAACAGTTGAACATAACATGGGACGAGGCTATAAACCGCTTTGATTTACTTCATTTTTCTGATCACCATCAGTCCGTCTCTCACAGGAAACAGAACATGTTCAACCCGTTTGTCATTATGTACTTTATTATTGAACTCATAGATAGCCTTTGTGTCCTTATCCATTTTTGTTTTATCCATCAGCACTTTACCGCTCCACAGCACATTGTCAGCGATAATGAAACCACCCTTATTCACTTTGTCAAAAACAAGGTCGTAATAGTTGGAATAATTCTCCTTATCAGCATCGATAAAAACCAGGTCGAGTTTCTCTTTTAGGCCCGGAATGATCTCCATTGCGTTCCCGATACGGTAATCAATTTTGTCCGCCACCCCCGCTTCATCAAAATACTTCCGCACCATTTTCTCCAACTCCTTATTAATATCTATGGTGATCAACTTTCCCCTATCCACCAGGCCGGAAGCAAGACATATGGCCGAATACCCTGTATAGGTACCTATTTCAAGAATATGTTCCGGCTTTATCATACAGCTGAGCATACCCAATACACGTCCCTGCAAATGTCCGGACAACATGCGTGGCATGAGTACCTTGAGATTTGTTTCACGGTTTAAACGCTGCAATACATCCGGCTCGGTTTGTGTATGATCTATTACATATTGTTCAATGGCTGCATCAAGAAAATCCATAACTTTTTAAGTTGATTTTATGTACTCTAAAGATATTGTTTTTTATTTCTCCGGGTTTCGCCCTCCGTTATTAACAAATTCACGTTTATAAGTTTAAAACCCAGTGAGTTAAGCCCTGCCCTTTTTTGGTGAATTTTAAGGACCAATATAAGGGGTGTAATTGAACTTCAATATGAAAAGAATTACTTTATTGGTGTATTTACTCGCCATGCTTTCAGCTACACGGGGTACAGCTCAGGACGAGCCGAAACCAAAGCCGGAAAAACTCACAAAACAGGATAAAGAGCTGCTTGCCTCAGCCAATACTTTTTATAAAGAAAATAATTTTCTCCGGGCACTTGATATATATAAGGTATTAGCCGAAAGTTATCCCAACAACCCCGATCTCGTTTATAAAGCGGGTATTTGTTTTCTGTATAAAACCGACGAAAAAGAAAATGCCATTGAATTTATTGAGAGTGCGGCCAAACTTAGTCCAAAACTGGAAGATATTGAATTCAACCTGGGCCGCGCATATCACGCTAATTACAAATTCCAGGAAGCCATTCAGCATTTCGATGAATATATACGGGAAAACCCGCCTATTGTAAAAAGAAATTTAGCAGAGCATTACATAGATTTTTGCCGGAATGGCGAGGTCATCACGCCCAAACAACAGAATATGATTATTGAGAATATCGGACCTCCTATAAACAGTGAGAATTCCGAATATGTTCCGGTAGTGTCGGCCGATGAATCTATCCTGATATTCACATACAAAGGTGAACGCAGCACGGGTGGAATGATGGATGGAAAGTTCAATCCAAGTTCCGATGGCGAGTATTATGAAGATGTTTTTATAAGTTATAAGATAGGTGAAAAATGGACAGAACCTCAAAGCATTGGCGAGAATATAAATACAAAGGGACATGATGCCAGCATTGCATTATCAACTGATGGACAATCATTATTTATTTTTAAAAGCACACCGGAAGATAAAGGGGATATATATATGAGCCAGCTGGATGGTGAAACATGGAGCACTCCTATGAACCTTGGACCGAATGTCAATACTAAATTCTGGGAAGGAAGCGTTTCAATGTCGGCGGATGAGCAAACCCTTTATTTTGCAAGCGAGCGCCCGGGCGGACTTGGGGGCCGCGACATTTATATTTCTGAAAGACAACGAAACGGACAATGGGGGCCGGCCCTGAATCTTGGCCCTTCAGTAAATACTTCATATGATGATGATGCCCCTTTCATTCACCCGGACGGAGTTACCTTGTTTTTTAGCTCTAAAGGTCATAACAGCATGGGTGGACATGACATATTTTATTCATCCAATAAAACCGGCGAGTGGACTGAACCTGTAAATATGGGTGTACCCATAAACACTACCGACGATGACCTTTACTATGTATTAAACCCCGATGGAGAAACCGGTTATTATTCCTCTAACCGTAAAGAAGGTTATGGCCAGCAGGATATTTATGTAATTACGCCGGGCTTAACCGGAACAAAACCAATATTAGCTTTGGCTGTAGGAAAAGTATTGCTTGACTCTAAACCGGCTGCTGCAACCATAACAGTAATGGACGCCGACAATGGAGCTACTAAAGGTAATTACAGATCAAATTCTACAACAGGAAAATATATGGTGGCACTTCCTCCAGGAAAAAGCTATAAGTTGGCCATTGAAGTGGCAGGCAAACAACCACATTATGAATACATTGATGTGAAATCCCTTGAAACATACGTACAGTTGCAGGAGGACATACAGGTATATTCGGAGGAATATCTGCAGGCAAACAAAATAGACACTTCCGCCCCGAATAATATGCAGGCAAAGCTTAATGAACAACTGAAGAAATATAAAGCGGAAAGCAATCCGGGAATTTATGAAGCACATATATATGACGATCTGTTAAAGAAGCGCGGCGATCTGAAAAAGGACAGCGTTACGTTTAATGTTGATGCGGGCACTTACGAAACGGCTTCAGATTTTGATCCGTCAAAGTTTTCCGACTTAGGTGTAT includes the following:
- a CDS encoding O-methyltransferase; this translates as MDFLDAAIEQYVIDHTQTEPDVLQRLNRETNLKVLMPRMLSGHLQGRVLGMLSCMIKPEHILEIGTYTGYSAICLASGLVDRGKLITIDINKELEKMVRKYFDEAGVADKIDYRIGNAMEIIPGLKEKLDLVFIDADKENYSNYYDLVFDKVNKGGFIIADNVLWSGKVLMDKTKMDKDTKAIYEFNNKVHNDKRVEHVLFPVRDGLMVIRKMK
- a CDS encoding aminotransferase class I/II-fold pyridoxal phosphate-dependent enzyme; amino-acid sequence: MITDLRSDTVTKPGKAMLEAMFNAKVGDDVFGEDPTVNELEEKAARFFGQEAGVFCPSGTMTNQVAIKVHTQPGDEVVCDATAHIYHYEGGGISFNSGAQAKLIYGDRGRMTAKEVEETINVKPDNHLCLTQLVCVENTVNRAGGSYYMLQQMKDISAVCKKNNLKYHLDGARIFNALVETKDKPAELGSLFDSISVCLSKGLGTPAGSVLLGNKEFIRKARRIRKVFGGGMRQAGFLAAAGIYALDNNIERLKEDHQRAKELGNVMKALSFVESVMPVDTNIVIFKLTDKMLSDDLLKKLAEQNIRALNFGKQSIRFVTHLDFTDAMLEKTIKVLKAV
- the crcB gene encoding fluoride efflux transporter CrcB, whose product is MNNILAIFIGGGLGSLVRYGISGFTAERFKTIFPLATLASNILSCVILAATIAFLSQKADMNPTWKMFIITGFCGGFSTFSTFSYETVELIRSGNSMYAIANILLSVIVCAGLIFMIARDQPA
- a CDS encoding PD40 domain-containing protein, with protein sequence MKRITLLVYLLAMLSATRGTAQDEPKPKPEKLTKQDKELLASANTFYKENNFLRALDIYKVLAESYPNNPDLVYKAGICFLYKTDEKENAIEFIESAAKLSPKLEDIEFNLGRAYHANYKFQEAIQHFDEYIRENPPIVKRNLAEHYIDFCRNGEVITPKQQNMIIENIGPPINSENSEYVPVVSADESILIFTYKGERSTGGMMDGKFNPSSDGEYYEDVFISYKIGEKWTEPQSIGENINTKGHDASIALSTDGQSLFIFKSTPEDKGDIYMSQLDGETWSTPMNLGPNVNTKFWEGSVSMSADEQTLYFASERPGGLGGRDIYISERQRNGQWGPALNLGPSVNTSYDDDAPFIHPDGVTLFFSSKGHNSMGGHDIFYSSNKTGEWTEPVNMGVPINTTDDDLYYVLNPDGETGYYSSNRKEGYGQQDIYVITPGLTGTKPILALAVGKVLLDSKPAAATITVMDADNGATKGNYRSNSTTGKYMVALPPGKSYKLAIEVAGKQPHYEYIDVKSLETYVQLQEDIQVYSEEYLQANKIDTSAPNNMQAKLNEQLKKYKAESNPGIYEAHIYDDLLKKRGDLKKDSVTFNVDAGTYETASDFDPSKFSDLGVFETVKTHKDYTNYYVKGFNTLLSAEDFRQKLIAKDPELAKVAEITVNDKNTVKLIPDYFSAYYTRKDYTVRTEPKLIKTKYNPELEERKENEKLLSGYGDKKIEGLSYKLELAAVDKAADFKLQKMSKYGKIESKKTPDGKIHYTIGNFKTLKEVDDFKASLIQKEPETEKSLITVFYLNTLKPAKEFFKDPAMKEKINKTETPAITKTKPVKIPPVIEPTKTEVTKPEEPTPCEPETPHDFSAFVGQSLNNLFVYEKFIQSASTMCREGLVFKVQVGAYRQPQNFTTVKLKKLGLDIINNDPIGDGISRFTMGEFKTLKDTERLRQKTIELGTKDAWITAVYNGKRYTLEELIPLNFFNKAIN